In Nostoc sp. GT001, a genomic segment contains:
- a CDS encoding HEAT repeat domain-containing protein — MIVEWFTLWIGQKTVGFLVKTIISEEFFKDLVKDYAKDFLKHIFNNAVTAPFKEEPLQKAVVMALTEFLQLMQQQLKVRCKLSETEIQNYAEDINQFIRDKSVKEILGQAFDIKCDYIDFKTLADSWKRLQLQPLPPKFNWQTITEQYLIQVQDILSDSEELRYILELQKLSSIDKTLRENADIPKDFNLPRYLETIRERYGNLKLDSLETTAREHPVNLWQMFIPQNVRQVYQVLPELPKEHLRRLQESKQLDAEFEIEKFQEETERYQRTYFEQPIRSVLDVIRDKQRKNYLVILGDPGSGKSTLLQYLALDWVEKTLEQNDFNLPIPLLIELRNYMRDRDAGSCNNFLQFYHNSPNCFYHLNQHKLHEQLKAGNALVMFDGLDEIFESAKREEVITCIHRFTNEYPDVQVIVTSRIIGYKQQQLRDAEFRHFMLQDLEPAQIQDFIERWHDKTFTQAEERDKNIKRERLQRVINESKAISELAQNPLLLTMMAILNLKRELPRDRSELYKDASEVLLHNWDEGRNLKPDERLDIIDYKDKQAMLRQVAYLMQTSEKGLAGNIIYADDLEAIFTKYLQSIPVSDARDKARRLMKQLRDRNFILCFLGADYYAFVHRTFLEYFCAWEFVWQFEKERSITIEFLKTEVFGKHWQDETWHEVLLLIAGMIDAKFVGEILDYLMAQDGEEEKFINFFLAAKCLVEVRNRSVIESVANKLLYKLKDLTKYDLWYYYEPYDDEEETELVQKIRTQAVATVAVVWKDNWDTLHWLKDRATADDNEYVRGAAIQALASNFKDDPDIGSILQDRATADDNEYVRGAAIQALASNFKDDPDTRSFLKDRATADDDEDVRYTAIEALASNFKDDLDTHSFLKNCATTDYAWDLRYAAIETLASNFKDEPDTHSLLKDLTTAENEEYVRRVAIEVLASNFKDEPDTHSFLKDLTTTENEEYVRRAAIQALASNFKDEPDTCSILKKLTTADNYEDVRYAAIKALASNFPDDLDTRSILKNLTTAENEEYVRRVAIEALASNFKDDSDTRSILKDRATADDQWVVRRVAIEALASNLKDDPDTRSILKDRATADDQWVVRRAAIEALASNFKDDPDTHLFLKNRATADNQWIVRGAAIEALASNFKDDPDTQLFLKDCTTADNHEDVRYTAIEVLASNFKDDPDTRLILKDRATADNDGDVRRAAIEALAKHFRNKSELFEIYYNCAVNDPFERKQDYEINPRRIALEIIIKQFPQHPQTLPLLHDKAENDPDEEVREFAQQKLAELEK, encoded by the coding sequence CATATCTTTAATAATGCTGTAACTGCTCCCTTTAAAGAAGAACCGCTTCAAAAAGCTGTTGTCATGGCGCTGACCGAATTTTTGCAACTGATGCAACAGCAGTTAAAGGTTCGTTGCAAACTTTCGGAAACTGAAATTCAAAATTACGCTGAAGATATCAATCAATTTATCCGTGATAAGTCGGTTAAAGAAATTCTTGGTCAGGCTTTTGATATTAAATGTGATTATATAGATTTTAAAACACTAGCAGATAGTTGGAAAAGACTTCAACTCCAACCTTTACCACCTAAATTTAACTGGCAAACAATTACAGAACAGTATCTCATACAAGTTCAAGATATTCTTTCGGATTCAGAAGAATTACGCTATATCTTGGAACTTCAAAAATTATCCAGTATTGATAAGACTTTAAGAGAAAACGCTGATATTCCCAAGGATTTTAATTTACCGCGATATTTAGAAACTATTCGCGAACGCTACGGCAATCTGAAGTTAGATAGTTTAGAAACTACAGCCCGCGAACATCCGGTAAATTTATGGCAAATGTTTATCCCGCAAAATGTGCGGCAAGTTTATCAGGTTTTACCAGAACTGCCTAAAGAACATCTCCGCAGACTACAAGAAAGTAAACAATTAGATGCGGAATTTGAAATAGAAAAATTTCAAGAAGAAACAGAACGTTATCAACGCACTTATTTTGAACAGCCAATCCGTTCAGTATTAGATGTTATTCGAGATAAGCAACGCAAGAATTATCTAGTTATTTTAGGCGATCCTGGTTCCGGCAAGTCTACATTGTTGCAATACCTAGCATTAGATTGGGTAGAAAAAACTCTCGAACAGAATGATTTTAATCTGCCAATTCCTTTGCTGATTGAATTACGCAATTATATGCGCGATCGCGATGCGGGTAGTTGTAATAATTTCCTTCAATTTTACCATAATAGTCCCAATTGTTTTTATCACCTCAATCAGCATAAATTGCATGAGCAGCTAAAGGCTGGTAACGCTTTAGTCATGTTTGATGGTTTGGATGAAATCTTTGAATCGGCGAAGCGGGAAGAAGTAATTACCTGTATTCATCGCTTCACTAATGAATATCCCGATGTGCAGGTAATTGTCACTTCTCGGATTATCGGCTATAAGCAGCAACAATTGCGAGATGCAGAGTTTCGCCACTTCATGTTGCAAGATTTAGAACCAGCACAGATTCAAGATTTTATCGAACGTTGGCATGATAAAACTTTTACTCAAGCCGAAGAAAGAGATAAAAATATCAAACGTGAGCGTCTACAAAGAGTAATTAATGAATCAAAAGCAATTTCCGAACTAGCACAAAATCCTCTGCTGTTAACCATGATGGCAATTCTCAATCTCAAGCGAGAATTACCCAGAGATAGAAGCGAACTGTATAAAGATGCTTCAGAGGTTCTGCTGCATAATTGGGACGAGGGACGCAATTTAAAGCCGGATGAACGTCTGGACATTATTGATTATAAAGATAAACAGGCAATGTTGCGTCAAGTTGCTTACCTTATGCAAACCAGTGAAAAAGGTTTAGCTGGCAACATTATCTATGCTGATGATTTAGAAGCAATCTTCACTAAATATCTGCAAAGCATACCAGTGAGTGATGCCAGAGATAAAGCCAGACGGTTGATGAAACAACTGCGCGATCGCAATTTTATTTTATGTTTCTTGGGTGCAGATTACTATGCCTTTGTGCATCGGACTTTTTTAGAATATTTCTGTGCTTGGGAGTTTGTCTGGCAGTTTGAGAAGGAACGCAGCATTACAATTGAGTTTCTCAAAACTGAAGTTTTTGGCAAACACTGGCAAGATGAAACTTGGCATGAGGTATTGCTGTTAATCGCGGGAATGATTGATGCGAAATTTGTTGGTGAAATTCTTGATTACTTAATGGCGCAAGATGGCGAGGAGGAAAAATTTATTAACTTTTTTCTAGCGGCTAAGTGTCTTGTAGAAGTGAGAAATCGCTCGGTGATTGAATCAGTGGCTAATAAATTGCTTTACAAGCTAAAAGACTTAACTAAATATGACCTCTGGTATTATTATGAACCCTATGATGATGAAGAAGAAACTGAGCTAGTTCAGAAAATTCGCACTCAAGCAGTTGCAACAGTTGCCGTAGTTTGGAAAGATAACTGGGATACCTTACACTGGCTCAAAGACCGTGCCACTGCTGATGATAATGAGTATGTGCGAGGTGCAGCCATCCAAGCATTAGCTAGCAATTTCAAAGATGACCCGGACATCGGCTCGATTCTTCAAGACCGTGCCACTGCTGATGATAATGAGTATGTGCGAGGTGCAGCCATCCAAGCATTAGCCAGCAATTTCAAAGATGACCCGGATACCCGCTCGTTTCTCAAAGACCGCGCCACTGCTGATGATGATGAGGATGTACGATATACAGCCATCGAAGCATTAGCCAGCAATTTTAAAGATGACCTGGATACGCATTCGTTTCTCAAAAACTGCGCCACTACTGATTATGCATGGGATTTGCGATATGCAGCTATCGAAACATTAGCCAGCAATTTTAAAGATGAGCCAGACACTCACTCGCTTCTCAAAGACCTCACCACTGCTGAGAATGAAGAGTATGTGCGACGTGTAGCCATCGAAGTATTAGCCAGCAATTTCAAAGATGAGCCAGACACTCACTCGTTTCTCAAAGACCTCACCACTACTGAGAATGAAGAGTATGTACGACGTGCAGCCATCCAAGCATTAGCCAGCAATTTCAAAGATGAGCCAGACACGTGTTCGATTCTCAAAAAGCTAACCACTGCTGATAATTATGAGGATGTGCGATATGCAGCCATCAAAGCATTAGCCAGTAATTTCCCAGATGACCTGGACACCCGCTCGATTCTCAAAAACCTCACTACTGCTGAGAATGAAGAGTATGTGCGACGTGTAGCCATCGAAGCATTAGCCAGCAATTTCAAAGATGACTCGGACACCCGCTCAATTCTCAAAGACCGCGCCACTGCTGATGATCAATGGGTTGTGCGACGTGTAGCTATTGAAGCATTAGCCAGTAATCTCAAAGATGACCCGGATACCCGCTCGATTCTCAAAGACCGCGCCACTGCTGATGATCAATGGGTTGTGCGACGTGCAGCCATCGAAGCATTAGCCAGCAATTTCAAAGATGACCCAGACACCCACTTGTTTCTCAAAAACCGCGCCACTGCTGATAATCAATGGATTGTGCGAGGTGCAGCCATCGAAGCATTAGCCAGCAATTTCAAAGATGATCCGGACACCCAGTTATTTCTCAAAGACTGCACCACTGCTGATAATCATGAGGATGTGCGATATACAGCCATCGAAGTATTAGCCAGCAATTTCAAAGATGACCCGGATACCCGCTTGATTCTCAAAGACCGTGCCACTGCTGATAATGATGGAGATGTGCGACGTGCGGCCATCGAAGCATTAGCCAAACACTTCAGAAATAAATCTGAGTTGTTTGAAATTTACTACAACTGCGCTGTCAATGATCCCTTTGAGCGTAAGCAAGACTATGAAATCAACCCTCGGCGCATTGCACTGGAGATAATTATCAA